Below is a genomic region from Raphanus sativus cultivar WK10039 chromosome 4, ASM80110v3, whole genome shotgun sequence.
taatttcccaccaaaaccagaaaacgtaatttctcgtcaaaatcgaaaaaaacgCAATATCCCGCCAAAATTATTCGTCGAAATCGGAAAAagacaattttccgccaaaaccggaaaacacacattttcccgccaaaaccaagaaaacacaatttcactcccaaaaccgaaaaacgcaATTCGCCCCCCTCCCAAAccggaaaatgcaatttcccgccaaaactggaaaaacgtaatttcccggcaaaaccgagaaaacacaatttcccgccaaaatcaaaaaccaccaattcccgtcaaaaccggaaaacacaattttcgtcaaaaccggaaaacacaatttttcgtcaaaaccggaaaacataatttcccgccaaaaccgggaaaatgTAATTTCCccccaaaaccggaaaacacaatttcccgccaaaatcggaaaacacaatttctcgtcaaaaccgggaaaacgtatttcccgctaaaaccgggaaaatgcaatttcccgccaaaatcgggaaaacgcaatttcatgccaaaatcggaaaaacgcaatttcccgccaaaaccgggaaaacgcaatttcccgccaaaaccgaaaatcgtcatttctcgtcaaaaccggaaaacacaatttctcgtcaaaaccgaaaaaatacaattttccgccaaaaccggaaaaacgtaattttccgtcAGAATTTAGAAAATGCAAATTTCtgccaaattttttaaaacaagtctattttaattattttagtaacaagTTCATCTCGATGTAGATgcaagttgaaaaaaaaaaaaacaaacgtaCTTGCATTGAAATGATTCATCTAGATGGATAAACGAAATGCAGAGACGAACAACACCCAGATGGAGCATCTGGATAAGGCATCTAGATGGACCATCTCGATGCATCTTTCAGATGTACAAATGAACATGGCCCAGTTCCTTTGCTGAGTTTCAAAACATCATAACTTATTAATTCCTGTCCATCTTGGATTTTCTCTAAAGTTTGATATAATGCATTAGCTTAAGAGATCAATAAAACAAGTACAATGATGAGAATaggtttaaaatataattaaaaggaaatatttatttcttattgcTCTGTTATAACAAAAGGTCTGTGGTAAAGGAACTCCGGCTGAAGTGCCCGTCCTGGGTTCGATCCGCGCTGACCACGAGAGGATTTACCCGGACTCCTCTCGCCCTCCAGACCACTTTGCGTAACCAGGGACCCTTAAGTGGACGCTTAAAAATCTTGTAATGGCATGGACATAAGCCCGGTGGGCTAGTCGATCATGCTTAGTGGTCGGATactggattataaaaaaaaacaaaaggtctACTATTTATTACTTATCAGTATTTTTATATGCCAAGTATGGCAGGTAGCCTGCAGTAGCAAACCTTGACATGTCAACTACCTGTAAATTACATTATGGGCTCACAGCATGGGCTCCAAATTAAGTTGTAAGcccatcaaattttttttttttttgagcaataGCCCATCAAGTTCTTATACTTGGTTTCACGAGTTTGATAAACTTTGTGAATAGCTTATTATGACCGCCTTTAGAAATATGATATTTTGCGATAAACAAACACAGTACCTCAAATCCCAACAAGATATTCACTTTATAAAAGGTCTCACGAGAAACAAGACACCTCTGTGAAAGGTTTATCAAGGGCATTTCATTTTACCACTCttgtaaacaaaacaaacacacaaacaattaaaactgaaaaataagtACCGGTGGTCTTACTCTTTAGTATTTGTAGTCTTTAACGTGAAGGCTCTCACATTTGTAAGCACCAAGTGCAGCTTCAGAGTTAGCCTTGCACCTAACCAAGAACACATCTTGTGCCTTCTTCACATTCTTCTCTTTCCCTCCCCAAGTCTTAAGCGCGCTCTGCTGCAACGCCCTTCCAAAGCAAAACGACAGAGACCAAGGCTTCTTTGTCTTCAGCTGGTTCATAGCATTCAGGTTTCTCGTCGCCTCTTCCTCACTCTGTCCTCCCGACAAGAACAGTATGGCTGGAACGGTTCTCTGAAGGGCACGGACAGTGTACTCCGCTATGACCTCCGGTGCAACAGCAACTTTAGCACTCTCTGAACCTGGAGTAACCATGTTTGGTTTCAGAAGCGTTCCTTCAAGAATGACACAGTGATCGCTCAGGGCTTTGTAGCAAGCTGCAAGGAAACGCTCTGTCACCGCTGCACACTTGTTGATATCATGCGACCCATCAACATTCAACACTAACGTCAGGCTCCAcattattatagtttttttcttatagATATGATATTTTGTGGTTAGTAATGTTGGAAACACTTCACTCTAATGTTAGCTCTGCTTGTCCATGCCACTCTTTAGTGGTGAAGAGGCGCATaacgaaaaaaaataattcaccATCGTGCACAATAGTTTCAGTCGCCCAAAGCTTATAGTTGGCTACTGTACACATTTTACATGGAAAACATTCATTTTTACAGGTTTTAGAAAGTAACTTGTGGTTAGGCTCAGGGCTGGTGTCACTATTATACAAAATAGCACTGTGTATAATATGATGATGTAAAGCATAGCAGGTGGATTGTCTGTAGTAGCAAACCTTGACATGTCAGCTAACTTGTAAACGTTACCactaatttaaacaaaacacaaaacacaCAAGACTGAAAAAAGATTATTAAGTAGTGGTAGTTTTCAAGGggaaacacaaacacaaaacgATGATATGAAACAACCACGGATCCTTTCAGTACTTGTAGTCCTTAACGTGAAGGCTCTCAGCCGCACCTTCACCAAGCTGAGCATCACCCTTGTAAACACCAAGCGTAGCCTCGGAGTTAGCCTTGCACCTAACCAAGAACGCCTCCTGCGCCTTCCTCACATTCTCCTCTTTCCCTCCCCACGTCCTCAGCGTGCTCTGCTGCAACGCCCTCCCAAACGAAAACGACAGCGACCAAGGCTTCTTCGTCGTCTTCATCCTATTCATCGCGTTCAGGTTCCTCGTCGCCTCTTCCTCGCTCTGTCCTCCCGACAAGAACACCACAGCCGGAACAGCCGCCGGCACCGTCCTCTGCAGCGCACGAACAGTGTACTCCGCCACCACCTCTGGTTCAACTTTCCCGCTCTCCGACCCCGGAGTCACCATGTTCGGTTTCAGAAGCGTTCCTTCCAGCATGACCCCGTGATCGCTCAGTGCCTTGTAGCAAGCCGCGAGGACACGCTCCGTCACCTCCGCACACTTCTTGATATCATGAGACCCGTCAACGAGGATCTCAGGCTCCACGATGGGGACAAGACCGTTCTCCTGACAGATAGCCGCGTATCTAGCTAACCCGTAAGCGTTCTCTTGGATAGCCAGCTCAGACGGCTCGTTTGAGCCGATCTTGAGAACCGCACGCCACTTGGCGAAACGAGCACCGGCGTCGTAGTACTTCTTGCAACGGTCTCCGAGACCGTCGAGACCTTGTGTGGTGGTCTCGCCGTTGGTTCCGGGTAGCTCGACGGTTCCCTTGTCGACTTTGATGCCAGGTAACACTCCTCCTTCCTTTAGAATATCCACAAAAGGCTTACCGTTGGAGCTCTTCTGGTAGAGAGTTTCTTCGAAGAGGATGACGCCGCTGAGGCAAGGGAGAGCTCCAGGAGTGGTGAAGAGAAGCTCGCGGAGAGCGCGTCTGTTGGACTCGACGTTCTCGACGTTGATGCTGGAGAGACGTTTTCCGATTGTGCCGGTTGATTCGTCTGCTGCGAGGATGCCTTTTCCGGGTGTGCCGATGTAGGCGGCGTTAGCGATCAGCTCATCTGCGAGTGTTCCAAAACAATATAAGAGCCTGAACCGAAACAAGATTCGAAAACTCGGATCCGAAAAGTAAGTAGAGTAGTTGACGGTTACGAACACAACCGAACAGAGTTTTTTATGTCAAAAGCTACAGAGTGATGTATGTAACATAGATAATAAATAAACCTCATGAATCGTTAAACCGTAAGGCCTATAACCCAAATAACAAACTGATGCATGACTGATCTATGACTTGAGGCACGTAAACAGATAAGTCTATCAAAATTCTCTTTGAGTATCAAGACAGACACTGTTTAAAGAAAAGGCGAAAAGATTATCAACTTTAACGCATAACGAGACTTGAGGTTTGCTTACCGGCGTATTTGCTAGTGAAGGAAGCCATGGTTTGTTTTTGAGGGGAAAGTATTGGATAGAGAGACAACTGAGGAAGATGGTAGATGAAAGTGGGTTTTATTATAGAGCTCAAGTGGTGAGAAGGTTCGAGAAAAAGGTTTATTTTAAGGAGGAAGATGGGAGATTTTTTTTGCTCTTTCTCCAAGCAAAATGTTTTCAGCCGTTGGATGGTGGGTCGAGATGGCGGTTTTCTTATTACCGCGGCTAGTTTAACGGTTTTTATGGCAATGTACTATGAGGAGGACTTACAAGGAGGGGGTAACTTCTACGACATTCTTCTCTACTTGAGCCCTGACTACTTACAGCCCAGAGGCCCATCAACACTACTTCAACCCAGAGCCCTGACAAAGGCCAACTTCCATTCTAGTAGGTGGATTCACATGATGACACTCACAAATGAGATAATATGATAAATCAATCTTTCAACATAAATTAGTTATTGACTTATTGCTAAGGTACAAAGATGTTGCAAGTGTTGCTGTGGATGTTCATGCCACGTAAACGTACCCTGACAAAATCTGTGTTCATAAGAAAGAAAATCCAGTGCCCCCTCATATATTCTTTTGTAACATATGAAAGAAAAGCATTAGTATATGTGATGTGCAATGTTGGGAAAGCCTCTTTGctctttttgtattttgtatagaatgaaaaaaaaaaggagacaaAAGCATTAcatgttaataatttttaaaaatactgcACATCTTTTTTTTGCTCAACTCAAAACTTTTGACTGACACTTTTCTACAAAACGAGAGGCATCACGAGGATCAAACCTGCTTCCCCTGTGATGCCGCCAACGCTTCCCCCAGCATAGGTTTCTTGGCCTTCATAAGGATATTCTACTCAATAATTTTCCTAGCATAATGGAAAAATGAACACATAAAGGTTGATTCACGCTGGATTAAAGAACGGATTTTTGATATCAGAGAGCCTAAGAGATGCAACAAAACAGTACTAAGTTGTTATACCTGTTTTATTGCATTCTCAACTCCAAAGCTCGACAAAGAACTTTTTGTCAAACAAACTGCATGGACGATCTCTCCATTTGTCTCACTTTTGGATGGAGGAATGGTAAGGTACGAAGCTCCCTTGAACAGCCATTGAGCCGTTCCTTGACTGAAACAGTCTTCAAACATCTCTCCACATAATATACACGCGCACTGGTTCTCATCAGCAGCTACGGCTGGACCTTCCTCACTTTCAGGATCACTCAGAACTTCATCATATTCAGGTTCTAGCTCTCCCGCTTTCCCTGCTACCCAATCATCTGCCTTTGGAAACCAAACCCTACATTTACTGTTTGTGACACTTATTAACTCAAGCTTCTTCTTATCGTGAAGCTCCATGTGCCTGTCAAGTTCTTCCTTTTGTTTAAGGCGAACGCCACATGAGGTGCAGAGATGTGGAAGGTCATCAAAGAGACTGCTAATCACCGAGGTGTGAAGTTCACGGATCTTATCTGCCCTAAACTTAACTCCTATGAGGTTTTCGGGTTCTGAAATTGCTGTTTCAACTGGTGCTACCTCCTTCTTCACCAAAACCAATGGCTGAGCATCAGACGGAACCACAGATACAGACGTAGAGCTATTGGTAGAATGATCAGGACTATGGTCTTGCGATATAGAAGGTGCAGCCGCACATTGTACAAGGGATGGCAGCTCAGTCTTCGAAGCAGATATCAATCCCTTTGAAACCAATGAGCTCAAGAGAGACGAAATAGGATCCGAGGCCTTACTACTCTCTTTTGATGTCTGTGCTGATGTGACACCGGTAAAAGACACTGCACCCGAACCAAGCGGAGCAGAGGATCGTTCAACTTTTAAACGAGCTGATAACTTGTTAGCAGCCACTGAATTTGGCGAAGTCTTAGGCTTAGCGGCTGCTGACAGAGTTTGTGCCCTTGGGTTAACCTGGGAACTCTCCTCCTTGCTTGCACCATTAGTTAAATTATTAGAAAGGATTCCACTCTTCATGACTGATTCCAGCAAATCACTCATGTTGGGTTGTCCTGTAGTTTGTGAAGCAATAGTTGACTTAGAGTCAATCTTTTCACCCTGCAATGTATCATGTCGTTCAATCACATTCGTTTTTCTAAACTGAGGCCGCACAGAGTCATCCCTGAGGACACTTTGAGATTTCGCTGGAAACCGGGAAGCCCTAGGATCACGTTGAGGGAGGGAATGGGGTCTTCTAGAATCTTGCTTGGCCACACTCTGTTTAAAAGTTGAATCATGTAAAGGCGACTGTCTATCTGACACCTTAGATTGAGGCTGAATTCCCTTTCTAGCTGCATTAGAGGTTGTCGGAGGAAAAGCTTCTGGATCATGCAAAGTCCTAGGAGAAGACGTCAAGCGGCCAAAAACACTTGGATCTATTTGCTCGCTGACAGGATCAAATCTTGGGTCGAGAGCTGAAAGCCTTGGTCGTTTTAAGAGGTGATTTTCAGATTCCTACAAGATGGGAAATGTTTAAAAAGCCAAGAAACTAAATAGAAAACTTCATAATAAAAAGTAATGCAAATGACTATCATTGCTAACCAATCTCTCTGATTCCTCTGGTGCGTGAAGCTCATTCTTTGGGTTGACAGTGGCCACATCTGTTTCAGATAACCTCGAGTGCATGTCCCACATAAACTCTTCTTCCTCAGAGTTTTTCCAACTATCATACGGCACACCTGCGTTTCTACTAGGACCACTTGATTCCAAATTTTCTAGTCTCGCAGTCGCGTAGTTGGAAATTCTGCTTTTGGTATGTAACACATCCCTCTGGTCAGAAATCTGATCAGGACCCCTGCTCACAGCTTCGTACCACTGGTCCTCATACACATCATCAGTAACCCTTGGACCAACCTTCTTAATCACTGATCTAGAATTATACGGTAGTTCAGAAGCATAATCATATTCACCTGATATTGACTCAATATCTTTCTCGTAGAGGGGTTCACTGAGTGAGTCTCTTTGAGACCGGCGAATGGCCTGAATTTAACACACAATCAGTACATAAAACATAGGTTAAAAACTGTAACCATGTCAAAGAAAAATCTACTTACATTTACTTTAACTGGACCTGCCCGCGAGGCTCCAGATGCTATGCTTGAAACTCTCTCCAGTCTATCTGAATCCCTAGTCAAATTGGATGCGATCTCAGGGACATCAGTAACCAATCCTTTTGCCTgcacaaaatttcaaaaaaaaaaaaatgataataatagaAACTCAGGAAACTTTTACAGAAGTTAAATATCAGGATATAAACTTCAGTGGCAGCAAGTTTACATTGCTTACCCTTCCTGACTGTTGAAGGCGTTGCCTTTCTAGATACTTGGGATTTACATGGATGCTGCTTGGTGGGCGCTGAGACTGCAGCTCAGCTCTGCCTGTGCTAACAACAGCAGCTGAGACATCACTTTTAGCATTAAAACCAAGTTCTTTCTCAATTTGCTGAAGAGTTTGCGGATGAAAGACTCCTTTCCAGGTTCCAAAGAGATGCCGCATATTGGAACGCATAGGAGGGTCAACTTGTCTGTAAGCCTTAACAAATACCTGCACAGAAGtataagaaaaaacagaggaagatcAGAGATGTcgtttacagaaaaaaaaaattatataaccaTGACTaccaataaaaaaacacaaacctcAGGCAGCTTGGCAGCAAAGTACTTAATGTAATCCCTTCCAATGTTCTTCACAATGCTGTCCAACAGGTACAATGTTGGCAACTTCTGATCAATTGGTACCTGCATAATATACTTCAAATCAGATAACCAGTAGAAAAGGCAATTTGATCACATAGAGAGTAACCTCGAGGATTCCCACCCTGAGGGGCCCTTAAGGTTAAGAACTAAAAATCAGTAACTTATCCTAACTAGaatttaaagaataaatatgttaatattcaAGCTACTACTAACATATATCCTGACAATCAAGGAATCTAAAGATGGATACAGAAAGCCATCAAAGAACATCAGCAAAGTCTACAAGCCTAAAAATTGGCAGAGGAACACTATTACAAGTGTCAATTAAGCTGAAGTGACAGGCAGTAAAATAGTAATCCTTGTCTTCCCACCGACCAACTTGACTGGCCAAGCTCCAATGCTTCTCTGCTATCCAAAGATGAACAAAAGTTGTTCTCACTTTCTGGGGAGCATCCGTAATCAGAAGCCACTAACAGAAAATACAACCTTACTTAAAACAGAGCTTGTAGAGCTCTTTGTCAAATGGTAAAGTGAGATACAACAGAACAAACGACAACACACTCCTATAAGCAAAACTCAGTACAAGGACATGAGTAGCTTATATATgcattctcaaaaaaaaaaaaattacggaCCAAACTGTTGCATGAGCAACAACTAATTTGAGTTAGTTAACACCATATTGTCGGGAACAAAGATACTTTACAGAACGGGATGGAATAAAAGAAAGCATATATATAATTCAGAAAAGACACAAAGAGTTACTTTTcaaaattggattttttttttctcattaaaCCTCGTATACAGATCACAATCCCAATCACCACTTTCACCATATTTAccttaatattattatacaattaatcaaacaaaaaaaaatcataaataactGAGAGCAAAAGAGTAAAACAACAAATAACAACAGTGGGGCGCATGATTTCACCTCGAGGATGTTGTTGCAAACGGCGGAAACAACGGCCTTGGCAGCATGAACATTCTCCCCAGCAATTATCGTGAGGTTCGTAATGATCGGCTTCGAGTTGATCGTGAGCTCCGATAAAGCCGACTTATACTGGTTCACTAGCTCGTAATGCGGATGAACCGGTTGCGGCTGATAAGCCTCCCCGCTCGGATCGCTAGCAACACCACTCTCCGTTTCTCTGCCCCCCGCAGCAGCTCGAAACCTCGACGAAGACGACGACGCCGTAGCACCGATCGCTGCTCTCTGCCGCGCGTTCGAATTCACATCGCTGAGCCTCTGTTTCTTCATAGGACctggatctctggatctatcgAAAGGTCTACGCGAATTCTCCATCTTAACGActatatcaattaaaaaaaaactacgcTAATCGGAAGGCAGATCATTACAGCAAATCAGTAGCTTGAAATACAAATCAATAgaagaagaatgaaaaaaaaacgagAATGCGATCTAGAGAGCTGAGATGAGAGTCTGAGAAGAAGGTGGTGAAGATTAGGAACGGTTACAAATGGCAGAGATTGGGACGAACTCCGATCAATTAGGGTTGAGAATTGGGGATTTTTTAAAGAGACGAGATCGGAGCTGGTATCGAGAATATTAGGCCCAGTTAGTGGCCCATTAGTGATCTGAAACTGACCACAGTAGAACCAAATCTTGATTAGGTAACCAATAGCAAATAGTGAAATACTATTGGGCTGGACTGTATGTTTAAGTTATTTGTTGTACAATTTGAGCTGTGAATGTATTTATTATAGTTGTGTGTGTTGAGCTTGTAAAAGGTAAAAAAATgggaaatatttatatttttctaccGTCTAAAAATTAAATCTAGTAAGTAAAATTTCTACGTctaatttattttgttgtaTGTAGctttaaaatatcaatataaaatgattagaagtttttaaaattatagaaaaaaaaattaaaaatgtgaaTCACTCTTAGATCTCAACATATCACCTACTAAAAATCGGCATTGGTTGGTATGTAATATGTACCAGTTCAATTGTAATGCCAGAATTGAATTAAACATAACATGAAGCTACGCATGCtaaaaaatctaattataaGGGAACAAACATTAAAAGTAGGaaatttaattatgtaattatcaaaaaaaattaacgagCATAACAAATTGgataatctaaaatataaaacgctggtgttttattatattgagttaaacaattaattttaaaaaaacaaataaatataggGGGAGATAAATAGATAGATGATAGAAGATCGATTTCCAAATTATTGATCGAGATACTCATGTGTTTCCTTTCATGTTTTCAGAAACATTATCTTTGTTTTAGATACTTATCGAGAACTTCAGTGTTGGAGGTGTTAGTAGTTGTCTCTTGTgactatttaatataattaaaaatgcaCTAAAAACTGCCaaattatataagaaataaataattctGTTATATTAGTCTTTTGGACAATAGGAAAGATGATTtggaaaaataataatgtaatcATCAGTTTTCATCTATCAATCTTAAAATTACAAGTTTATAGCTTAATGGTCATTTATCTATGTctcttgattaattatttttttctcgtaaatttcaattttattttgaaaatttgaaaagctaaaactgtaaaaataatttatttttctttcgcTGTTTTCTATTCCTTTTACGTGACTGTAAACTGGAACAACTCCAAACAATAAGAAATAACAACGCAAATGATATTGTTTtcataaaagaaactaaatCTACCATATATAAGCAAATGACAACAATATGGTTGATATGATTCTAGTATATAGTGTTAGACCATCTTTATCGGGAACACCTTTAAATGTTCcgtagaattaaaaaaaaaaaaaaaaagtaaaaagacaCAAATGATGTGTCTTATTTAAGAGATATAAACAACATGTCTTCACAGCAGCaacaacttcttttttttttctcgctctctctctctttctttcttcttttcttttatgttttattgtttttttttaaatatatatattagctaAGAGATCATATTAAGGGTTATCTCAGTAAGAGCAAGTGCAATGGCAAATCCTTAACATGatccttaaaaaaaaatattaaaatattaaatctgtTGGAGAACGTGACAGATTAAATCCAAAAAGCCCTTGCATAATGATTGATCCTCTGCCAATTTCTTAACTGAGCGCAGGCTCGGCCGCCGCATGGGAATCCGTGATTAGccaatccttttttttttttataattcggacgaaaaaaaaaaaataataaaatattctaaaagtTATTATTAGGGGTTTGCCTCTAAAGGCACACCGTTGCACTTGCTCTAAGGATGCTCTTAGCATGTTAACtatttgaaataatcaaatagacATGAGATAAAtggttttagtttaattttatatatttacagtGTTAGTTTTATAGGGggatatattattaaaaattgaatatttgcaTGTAACTATTACGTTTAAagttttgaaatgaaaaataacttatactatttaattttggtatgaattttgtatatttattattagataattttaatttacatatgACTTTAGTATGGATTTTTGTATTTAGATTATTAAACATAAAGTTACATTTACATATGATTTTGATTTtactatatgattttagtatgtttttttgtatttcagaagtgcttttaaaaaatacataaacatacatctttaaaaccACTGAAGGAATATAAATTTAAGCTAATATTTAAGAAATTACATATATAACGTCATGATGATATAAGTAACCGAAAGAACATTTTAATCGCAGTTATACTAAAttgaatctttatatataaaagagagttttAATCTCTCCTGGGATGTCCACATGGGATGCCAGGTCATAAACTGAAGCTCTACAAACGTGACACATAGGATTAAATGAAACTCTGTATCTTGAGCTATATGTGTCTTTGAGAAATAGATTGTAAGTTTTGTTTATGCTGGGTTTTCCCTGGGCCCACCAACAATCTGCgttactttttcttttgtgaaacCAGGCGTCACCCTCGACGGATCTGTTTCTCTGCAATTAGTTTGGCAGAGTAACGCATAGTgatgtcaaacaaaaaaaaacaaatgaagttAATAAGGAAACAATCTTGGATTTAAAGAATcaaaccccccccccccacccccaTTCTTCGATTTGATTTCCAGAGACAATAGAAAAGAACAGAAATGAGCGATGGAGAGAACTCGGTGATGGAAATCGAAGAGGCTAAAAAAACTGATACAAGAACAGAGTCGACATCCATAGAAGAAACAGAGGTAAGATAAAGAATCTAAACGATAATCTGCTCTCTTCTTTGATACGATGAATGAACTCGGTGTTAGTCCTCATAATAGTAATATAGAGAAAGATTCGATGATAGAAGAAGTAAAAGTCACCAAGGAAACAAAGTTGAACTATCTACATCTTGCGAAGGTTGatgatttgttattaatttcgATTCTCAGGGACACGCTACGGATTTGAGGACGAGGGAATCTTATGGAAGGACTGATCGGAGACGAGAAAGAGATCCAAGATCCTCGGGAGAAAAGATGGTAAAGGTACTGATCAAGAACTCACTGCTCTGTTCTTTATCATTATGATAAAAAAGTGTCGACACGGTTTTCTCAGGAGAATGCAACTCAGACGAGTGAATATCCAGCTCGCACCGGTGTAGGAGATAGTTACTATTACCTAAAAAACGGTCGTTGTGGCTTTAGACTAAGTTGCAGATTCAACCATCCACCGGTGAGTGGAAACACAAAGAAAGATTACTTTACTGTGTCTTATTAGTTTCAAGATATCCTCTGTTGTCTATTTTCTTTAGTACATCGAAATCAGATGAGATATGGCATGGTGCAACCGAGTCCCTATCCAGTTTCTCCACATCTTCCTGAGAGTAGTCAGATGAGACATGAAATGGTGCAACCGAGTCCCTATCCAGGTGCAAGAGATTGTAGACAATATCTACAAACTCGGCGGTGTAGCTATGGACCTAAGTGCCGATTCAACCATCCTCATGCACCggtaagaaagaaagaaagcaaatTATCTACACTTTTTGCTGAGTATAAGTTTCAGTCTCCTTAATGGATGGTTTATTGATGATGTGAAAAATACACATAGTTTTCCCTAATGCATGGTGGCAATCAATTCACTCCACTACATGTTCTTCAATGCGTATTTTTCACATCCACTATCAAGTGATTTGACTATATAATAAGATGTCTAGATCCTAGAGCAAATTCACAATCTTCGTGAAATCATAGTTGTGCAAAATATCAAGCAGAAAATATCCAGGAATGGCGATCACTAAGATCCAATTATCAGGTCTGAAGGTTGGTCATTGCAATAAGAGACCGTCGTAACACGTATTCTTAGGTTTTGGGAAGCTACAAATGTGAAAAGGGTGGAGAGCTCATGGGTGTAGATCGGGTTTCCTCGATGAAAAGGTAACTATTCTGTAAATTCATTCGTTAATTTAAGTCTATTAGTGATTCATTTTCCGAAAGTAGCCACCTGAGAATCGGTTTTTAGTTATCAGTCGACGTTGGTTCAGAGGGTCAATGAACTGAGCGTATTTGATGTCGTAAGAAGCAATAGCCACGTCAAACTTTTGGCATCACCAGGTTCTATTCGCTTTGACGAACAGATCAAGTTTGTCCAGCTTACTGATACAACAGCCTTTATCCCGACTTAGCAGTTTAGGTTCAGCTAATGGATTTAGCTAATACAAACGTTGACTTGCTGGATTTGTCATA
It encodes:
- the LOC108854424 gene encoding fructose-bisphosphate aldolase 6, cytosolic-like, encoding MWSLTLVLNVDGSHDINKCAAVTERFLAACYKALSDHCVILEGTLLKPNMVTPGSESAKVAVAPEVIAEYTVRALQRTVPAILFLSGGQSEEEATRNLNAMNQLKTKKPWSLSFCFGRALQQSALKTWGGKEKNVKKAQDVFLVRCKANSEAALGAYKCESLHVKDYKY
- the LOC108854423 gene encoding fructose-bisphosphate aldolase 6, cytosolic, whose protein sequence is MASFTSKYADELIANAAYIGTPGKGILAADESTGTIGKRLSSINVENVESNRRALRELLFTTPGALPCLSGVILFEETLYQKSSNGKPFVDILKEGGVLPGIKVDKGTVELPGTNGETTTQGLDGLGDRCKKYYDAGARFAKWRAVLKIGSNEPSELAIQENAYGLARYAAICQENGLVPIVEPEILVDGSHDIKKCAEVTERVLAACYKALSDHGVMLEGTLLKPNMVTPGSESGKVEPEVVAEYTVRALQRTVPAAVPAVVFLSGGQSEEEATRNLNAMNRMKTTKKPWSLSFSFGRALQQSTLRTWGGKEENVRKAQEAFLVRCKANSEATLGVYKGDAQLGEGAAESLHVKDYKY
- the LOC108854422 gene encoding polyadenylation and cleavage factor homolog 4, with amino-acid sequence MENSRRPFDRSRDPGPMKKQRLSDVNSNARQRAAIGATASSSSSRFRAAAGGRETESGVASDPSGEAYQPQPVHPHYELVNQYKSALSELTINSKPIITNLTIIAGENVHAAKAVVSAVCNNILEVPIDQKLPTLYLLDSIVKNIGRDYIKYFAAKLPEVFVKAYRQVDPPMRSNMRHLFGTWKGVFHPQTLQQIEKELGFNAKSDVSAAVVSTGRAELQSQRPPSSIHVNPKYLERQRLQQSGRAKGLVTDVPEIASNLTRDSDRLERVSSIASGASRAGPVKVNAIRRSQRDSLSEPLYEKDIESISGEYDYASELPYNSRSVIKKVGPRVTDDVYEDQWYEAVSRGPDQISDQRDVLHTKSRISNYATARLENLESSGPSRNAGVPYDSWKNSEEEEFMWDMHSRLSETDVATVNPKNELHAPEESERLESENHLLKRPRLSALDPRFDPVSEQIDPSVFGRLTSSPRTLHDPEAFPPTTSNAARKGIQPQSKVSDRQSPLHDSTFKQSVAKQDSRRPHSLPQRDPRASRFPAKSQSVLRDDSVRPQFRKTNVIERHDTLQGEKIDSKSTIASQTTGQPNMSDLLESVMKSGILSNNLTNGASKEESSQVNPRAQTLSAAAKPKTSPNSVAANKLSARLKVERSSAPLGSGAVSFTGVTSAQTSKESSKASDPISSLLSSLVSKGLISASKTELPSLVQCAAAPSISQDHSPDHSTNSSTSVSVVPSDAQPLVLVKKEVAPVETAISEPENLIGVKFRADKIRELHTSVISSLFDDLPHLCTSCGVRLKQKEELDRHMELHDKKKLELISVTNSKCRVWFPKADDWVAGKAGELEPEYDEVLSDPESEEGPAVAADENQCACILCGEMFEDCFSQGTAQWLFKGASYLTIPPSKSETNGEIVHAVCLTKSSLSSFGVENAIKQENY
- the LOC130494266 gene encoding uncharacterized protein LOC130494266 isoform X2, which codes for MSDGENSVMEIEEAKKTDTRTESTSIEETEGHATDLRTRESYGRTDRRRERDPRSSGEKMVKCRHGFLRRMQLRRVNIQLAPV
- the LOC130494266 gene encoding putative zinc finger CCCH domain-containing protein 9 isoform X1; translated protein: MSDGENSVMEIEEAKKTDTRTESTSIEETEGHATDLRTRESYGRTDRRRERDPRSSGEKMVKENATQTSEYPARTGVGDSYYYLKNGRCGFRLSCRFNHPPVSGNTKKDYFTVSY